The Jiangella sp. DSM 45060 genome contains the following window.
CCGGGGCGCGGTGGGCGCGTCCTCGGGGTACGGCGACGTGGCGGCGCCGTCGAACACGTAGTCGGTGGAGACGTGCACCAGCCGGGCGCCGTGCCGGGCGCACGCCGCGGCGAGGTTCGCCGGGCCGGCCCCGTTGACCGCCGTGGCCGCCGCCTCGGCCGTCTCGGCGCCGTCGACGTCGGTCCAGGCCGCGGCGTTGACCACGACGTCATGGCCGCGGACGGCGTCGTCGGCCGCGTCGGCGTCGGTGATGTCGAGCTGCGCCCGGCCCAGCGCCGTGACCTCGGCGTCGTCGAGCACCGTCGCGACGTCGCGGCCCAGCATGCCCGCCGCGCCCGTGATCAACCACCGCACTTGGGCACCTCCCGGCCTCGTCGAGCGTCTAAGATACCGAGCGTCTGAACGCGTCCGATGCACTTGGGTCCGAACGGCCTGGGGCACCAGGGTCATGATCGTTCCCGAGGAGTTCTTCGCATGAGACTGCCGGTCGGCAGGGTCCGTCGATTGGTCAAGAAGGTACTGCCGCAGGCGTACCTCGACGACATCGCCCGGCGCCGCCGCATCGCCGCCGCCATCCGCGCCAGCGGGCTGTTCGACGCCGCCTGGTACCGCGAGCAGCTGACCGAGCCGATCCCGTCCGGGGTCGACCCCATCGACCACTACGTCACGGCCGGCTCGTCCACCGACATCTCGCCGAACCCGTGCTTCGTCAGCGAGTGGTACCGCGACCACCCCAAGAGCCCGAAGAAGCTCGACGTCGCGCCGTTCATCCACTACATCAACCGCGGCATCGGCCGCGGGCTGTCGCCGCACCCGCTGTTCGACCCCGAGTTCTACACCGAGCGCCACCCCGGCGCCGCCGCCCACCGCGGCGGCCCGCTCGGCCACTACCTCGAGACCGGCTGGAAGACGGGCGCCCAGCCCAGCGCCGCGTTCGACGTCGAGGTCTACACCGCGAACTTCGGCGACGTGCAGGGCCCGCCGCTGGCCGACTTCGCCCGCCGCACCCGCCGGCTCATGCAGGACACCCACGGCTGGGAGCACCTGCCGCGCACCGCCGACAGCTTCGACCACGAGGCCGCCGAGGCGTTCAAGCGCCGCGTCGTCGCCGACTACGCCGGGCGCGGCGAGGAGCCGCCGCTGGTCACCGTCGTCATCCCGACGAAGGACCGGCGCGCGGGTGTGCTCACCGCCATCGAGTCCGTCGTCGCGCAGACGTACCGGCACTGGCAGCTGATCGTCGTCGACGACGGCAGCACCGACGGCACCGCCGAGGCCATCGAGCCGCTGCTGGCCGACGAACGCATCGAGCTGGTCCGCCGCGAGCGCGCCGGCGGCGTCTCCGTGGCCCGCAACGCCGGCCTGGCGCAGGCCCGCGGCGAGTACGTCGCCTACCTCGACAGCGACAACGTGTGGACGCCCGACTTCCTCGAGGTCATGGTCGCGTTCGTGCGCACCCGGTCGCTGCGGTTCGGCTACGCCGTCTCCGAGCTGGTCGAGGAGAAGAAGAACGGCCGCGTCGGCTACCGGTCGCTGCCGTACAACCGCGCGGCGCTGCTGGAGCGCAACTTCATCGACTGCATCGTCGTCCTGCACGAGCGGTCGCTGCTCGACGAGGTCGGCGCGTTCGACGAGAACCTGCGCCGCAACGTCGACTGGGACCTGTTCATCCGCATGTCCGCGGTCACCGACTTCGAGCTGGCGCCATTCGTCGCCACCGTCTACGACGCGTGGGAGCAGCGCAGCGACCGCATCACCATCAACGAGCTCTTCGGCTACCGCTTCGTCATCCGGGCCAAGCACCTGGTCGACTGGTCCGCCGTCGACGCCGGGCTGCCCGCGCGCCGTCCGGGGTCGGTGTCGGTCGTCATCCACGCCGGCGATGACGCGCAGGCCGTCACCGCCACCGTCGAGCGGCTGCTCGACGGCGCCGGCGACGACCTCGAGGTGGTCATCGTCGACGCGAAGGCGTCCGAGGCCGAGGCCATGCGGCTGCAGTTCCTGCCCATCCGGTTCCCGAACGTGCGGGTGCTGCGGCAGACCCAGCGGCTGTCGACTGAGCTGTCGCGCACCATCGGCGCCGCCGAGTCCACCGGCGAGACCGTCGTCTTCCTCACCCCGTCGACGTGGGTCGAGCCGGGCTGGCTCGAGCCGCTGACCACCGCGCTCGCCGACGGCGCCGCGGCCGCGCAGCCGCTGGTGCTGCTGCGCGACGGCACGGTGTGGTCGGCCGGCGTGGCGTTCGCCCGCGGCGCGCACCCGCACAACCTCTACCGGCGCTTCGCCGGCGACGCGCCCGAGGTGGTGGCGCCGTCCACGCCGGCCGCGCTGACACCCGTCGCGCTCGCCGTCCGGGCCGCCGACTTCGCCGCCGTCCGCGGCTTCGACCCGCTGTTCGTCAACGACATCGACAACCCCGACCTCAGCCTGCGGCTGGCCCGCGAGACCGGCCGCCCGCTGCGCTTCGTGCCCGACGCGCTGGTCGCACTGGCCGAGACGCCGGAGCGGCGCACTACGGCGTCGGCGATCACCACCGCCACCGACAACCAGGAGCTGTTCACCGGCCGCTGGAAAGAGACCGTCGCGCAGGACGACGTCGCGGTGTGGGGTGAGCGCGGCTACGCCATCGTCGGCTACGACGGCGCGGCGCCCACCCACTGGGGCTTCGACCCGATCGTCGTGCACGACCGCCCGGAGCGGCCGCTGCGCTGGGCCATCAAGATCGGCGCGCCCGACGTCGCCCGCCGCACCAACTGGGGCGACTGGCACTACGCCATCGGCCTCAAGGAGGCGCTGGAGCGGCTCGGCCACGAGGCCGTCATCGACTCCAAGCGGGCGTGGTACCGGCCCACCAGCCGCTTCGACGACGTCGCGCTGGTGCTGCGCGGGGTCAGCGTCTACACGGTGAACCCGCAGCAGACGAACCTGTCGTGGGTCATCAGCCACCCCGAGCGGGTCACCCGGCGCGAGCTGGCCTCCTACGACGCCGTCTTCGCCGCGTCCACCGGCCTGGCCCGGCGGATGTCCACCGACCTCGGCGCGCCGGTGCGGCCGCTGCTGCAGGCCACCGACCAGTACCGCTTCCACCCCGTCCCCGCCGATCCTCGCCGCCGCCACGACGTCCTGTTCGTCGGCAACGCGCGCGGCATGCGGGCCTCGGTGGGCGCCGCGCTGTCGGCGGGCATCGTGCCGTCCGTCTACGGCGTGCGCTGGCGCGGTCTGCTGCCCGAGGGTGCCTGGCTGGGCCAGTACATCCCCAACGAGGACCTCCCCGCCGTCTACGCCGGCGCCGGCGTCGTGCTCAACGACCACTGGGACGACATGAAGGCCGAGGGCCTGATCTCCAACCGGCTGTTCGACCTCGCCGCCTGCGGCGCCCGCGTCGTCACCGACGACGTCCCCGGCCTCCACGACGTCTTCGGCGACGTCGTCCTCACCTACTCGACGCCGCAGGAGCTGGCCGCGGCGGTGAACCTGCAGCTCGCCGAGACGCCTGAGCGGGCGGCGGCGCGGGAGAAGCTGTCCGAGCTGGTGCGGCGGGAGCACTCGTTCGACGCCCGGGCCGAGGAGCTGGTCGAGACGGTGCGCAAGCTGCAGGCCGAGCGCGAGTTGGCCTGACGGGTTCGCCGTTGTGCTCCAGTTGGCCGATCACTTTGGTCGTGGCGGGGTGCCACGGCGGACCAGGCGACGGCAGCGTGGGCCCGGGCGTGCCCAGTCCTTCCCCGTCCCCCTGATAGGTGCCCGTTCTTAGGCCGGGCGTGCGCGGGTCAAGCGGTCACCCATCGCGCGAAGCGCCCTTCGGAGTCCGCTTGAGGCGCGTGCGCACGGATAAGAGAATGGGCGCCAGGGGGACGGCCCACTAGCGCCAAACGGCCAACTGCCGCAAAGCGGCGAACTCAAGCCGTCCGGGCGAAGTACGAGGCGTACCCGGCGTCGACCCGGCCGGTGCCGTTGACCTGCCGCCCACCCGCCCGCAGCGCCGCGTCGGTCCCGGCGGCGTCGCGGACCACCCGGCGCACACCGAGGTCGTGGACGGCGTATCCGTCGTCGCCCACCTCGACCGTGGCCAGCGGGTCGTCGAGCTCCGTCAGGTCCAGCGCGAGCACGTCGGCGGGTGAGCCGAGCACCGTCGCCGCCGTCAGCGCGGAGGCCGGCTGCTCCGACCGCGAGCCCGGCGCCCGCACCGTGGTGTCGAGCGCCGGCAGGAACGTGCGCCGTACCCGGACCCCGCTGACCGGACGCTGGCCGTAGCCGCGTCCCAGCACGAGGTCCTCGACGTGTTCGGGGGCGTAGCTCAGCCCCGGCGCCGGCAACGTGACGAGG
Protein-coding sequences here:
- a CDS encoding glycosyltransferase, encoding MRLPVGRVRRLVKKVLPQAYLDDIARRRRIAAAIRASGLFDAAWYREQLTEPIPSGVDPIDHYVTAGSSTDISPNPCFVSEWYRDHPKSPKKLDVAPFIHYINRGIGRGLSPHPLFDPEFYTERHPGAAAHRGGPLGHYLETGWKTGAQPSAAFDVEVYTANFGDVQGPPLADFARRTRRLMQDTHGWEHLPRTADSFDHEAAEAFKRRVVADYAGRGEEPPLVTVVIPTKDRRAGVLTAIESVVAQTYRHWQLIVVDDGSTDGTAEAIEPLLADERIELVRRERAGGVSVARNAGLAQARGEYVAYLDSDNVWTPDFLEVMVAFVRTRSLRFGYAVSELVEEKKNGRVGYRSLPYNRAALLERNFIDCIVVLHERSLLDEVGAFDENLRRNVDWDLFIRMSAVTDFELAPFVATVYDAWEQRSDRITINELFGYRFVIRAKHLVDWSAVDAGLPARRPGSVSVVIHAGDDAQAVTATVERLLDGAGDDLEVVIVDAKASEAEAMRLQFLPIRFPNVRVLRQTQRLSTELSRTIGAAESTGETVVFLTPSTWVEPGWLEPLTTALADGAAAAQPLVLLRDGTVWSAGVAFARGAHPHNLYRRFAGDAPEVVAPSTPAALTPVALAVRAADFAAVRGFDPLFVNDIDNPDLSLRLARETGRPLRFVPDALVALAETPERRTTASAITTATDNQELFTGRWKETVAQDDVAVWGERGYAIVGYDGAAPTHWGFDPIVVHDRPERPLRWAIKIGAPDVARRTNWGDWHYAIGLKEALERLGHEAVIDSKRAWYRPTSRFDDVALVLRGVSVYTVNPQQTNLSWVISHPERVTRRELASYDAVFAASTGLARRMSTDLGAPVRPLLQATDQYRFHPVPADPRRRHDVLFVGNARGMRASVGAALSAGIVPSVYGVRWRGLLPEGAWLGQYIPNEDLPAVYAGAGVVLNDHWDDMKAEGLISNRLFDLAACGARVVTDDVPGLHDVFGDVVLTYSTPQELAAAVNLQLAETPERAAAREKLSELVRREHSFDARAEELVETVRKLQAERELA